A region from the Salvia splendens isolate huo1 chromosome 15, SspV2, whole genome shotgun sequence genome encodes:
- the LOC121766918 gene encoding probable disease resistance protein RXW24L, whose product MAETLANVFLETVGDLVVEETKFLVSVGGDVNKVKGDLESIDALLMKADKERHDSPSLKSCISQLKDVENLLEKYAVEVQSHFKGTFASRVSVTVSTRRMLMRLTSFRGMEKDIEVKDDKRQRIVKIYGMGGLGKTSSLMLEYGKAEVKGMEVDELVNRIQSSSLERKCVIVIDDIWEDDHWEIINKALPMNCVKDYKRVKQVLELSYDALPYNLKPCFLFLACFPEDELISLEKLYLLWMAEGFISHQDRGPNETLRDVAQRYLSELAMRCMVQLHEAEIYTPRDKFDSCGIRDLMHDLCSSKAENETFLKRIDASKYLNDCVLALPPSIGNSVSRLAITREHNAYISSVKGLEEVKDLRSVMLLHKRDYCYESIKLKEKGCKFEGEKLPRKVGELIHLRYLSLKWSNVRKLPKCECSMPYLQTLDLRVYFLNVIRLRNVIWKMKKLKHLFLNEIKVIGGEKLRLDGLDELETLDEIRSETARIADIPKLISLQTLSVKVRDDCDADNMSILLSNKNRQLRETCLEVESCDLSWEKGMEFLSDGLTSPSLMTRTLICQSKSFPQLKELHLSYLSALKEWKVEERAMVKLAFLSIHSCNNLKKVPEGLRSISTLREMVIGQMPIEFTEKVREQAYFPFVKIERSPWDWDRDSSQD is encoded by the exons ATGGCAGAGACTCTTGCAAATGTGTTTCTGGAAACCGTGGGTGATTTAGTGGTTGAAGAAACAAAGTTTTTGGTTAGTGTGGGCGGTGATGTTAACAAAGTGAAAGGCGATTTGGAAAGCATAGATGCGTTGTTGATGAAAGCAGACAAAGAGAGACACGATTCTCCAAGTCTAAAGAGTTGCATTTCCCAACTCAAAGATGTTGAGAATCTTCTTGAAAAGTACGCCGTTGAAGTTCAATCCCATTTCAAAGGTACATTTGCATCACGAGTGAGTGTTACAGTGTCCACGAG ACGTATGCTCATGAGGTTGACCTCATTTCGTGGGATGGAGAAAGACATCGAGGTGAAGGATGATAAAAGGCAGCGAATAGTGAAGATATACGGGATGGGTGGTCTCGGAAAAACCTCCAGTCTTATGCTCGAGTATGG CAAGGCAGAGGTTAAAGGCATGGAAGTTGATGAATTGGTGAATAGAATTCAGAGTTCATCACTGGAAAGGAAATGCGTGATTGTGATAGATGATATATGGGAAGATGATCATTGGGAGATCATAAACAAAGCTCTTCCGATGAATT GTGTTAAAGACTACAAAAGAGTAAAACAAGTGCTAGAGTTGAGCTATGATGCATTACCATATAACTTGAAACCATGCTTCCTCTTTCTAGCATGTTTTCCTGAGGATGAATTGATATCACTAGAGAAATTGTATTTATTATGGATGGCGGAAGGCTTCATTTCACACCAAGATAGAGGACCTAACGAGACTCTAAGAGATGTAGCCCAAAGATATCTAAGTGAGCTTGCTATGAGGTGTATGGTTCAACTACATGAAGCTGAGATCTACACTCCGCGTGATAAGTTTGATTCGTGTGGGATTCGTGATTTAATGCATGATCTCTGCTCTTCTAAAGCTGAAAATGAAACCTTTCTGAAGCGCATCGATGCTTCCAAATATCTGAATGATTGCGTGTTAGCACTACCTCCATCCATTGGCAATTCCGTAAGCAGATTAGCCATCACTCGTGAACACAATGCGTATATATCAAGTGTAAAGGGGTTAGAGGAAGTTAAAGATCTTAGATCCGTCATGCTTCTTCACAAGAGGGATTATTGTTATGAATCCATTAAGTTGAAAGAGA AAGGTTGTAAGTTTGAAGGGGAAAAGTTACCGAGGAAGGTGGGTGAACTGATTcatttaaggtacttgagtttGAAGTGGTCTAATGTGAGAAAGCTACCAAAGTGTGAATGTAGCATGCCATACTTGCAAACCTTAGATTTGCGAGTATACTTTTTGAATGTCATTAGATTGCGAAATGTTATTTGGAAGATGAAAAAGCTAAAGCATTTGTTTCTCAATGAAATAAAAGTGATTGGAGGTGAGAAACTAAGATTAGATGGGCTAGATGAGTTGGAGACATTAGATGAGATCAGAAGTGAGACTGCTCGCATTGCAGATATCCCCAAATTGATCAGCCTACAGACACTGAGTGTTAAAGTTCGTGATGATTGTGATGCGGATAACATGTCAATTTTGTTGAGCAACAAAAATAGACAATTACGTGAGACTTGTCTTGAGGTTGAGTCATGCGATTTAAGTTGGGAGAAAGGTATGGAGTTTTTAAGTGATGGGTTGACGTCTCCTTCGTTG ATGACAAGGACACTAATTTGCCAGTCAAAGTCATTCCCACAACTCAAGGAGCTTCATCTTTCCTACTTGTCCGCTTTAAAGGAATGGAAAGTTGAAGAAAGAGCAATGGTGAAACTTGCTTTCTTGTCGATCCATTCGTGCAACAATTTGAAGAAGGTTCCGGAAGGTTTGAGATCCATCTCCACTCTTCGAGAGATGGTTATCGGGCAAATGCCAATAGAATTCACTGAGAAAGTAAGAGAACAAGCTTATTTCCCATTTGTCAAGATTGAGAG ATCTCCATGGGATTGGGATAGGGATAGTTCTCAAGATTGA